Proteins encoded by one window of Castor canadensis chromosome 2, mCasCan1.hap1v2, whole genome shotgun sequence:
- the LOC141420715 gene encoding uncharacterized protein isoform X2: protein MEEEKVEQDLSGLPRQLRLFTLLPKEHPAFCCLSTDILGLHRPSHQVEAASFFDLMEHHTNSGDSTLMSRLGPPGTELSARLRSPWVPPSLRGAGWSRWPHKGLLTARGLGCSAGLKRRTQGSRTLRQDRGLRCCKFTATGTCWVATPHQSPRAGELLRAEEPLGWRLPGRRRATRHRRQGGPRGAARGSPNPTGAICSEEIPGSAPFPVRA, encoded by the exons ATGGAGGAGGAAAAGGTGGAGCAAGACCTGAGTGGACTTCCAAGACAACTCAGGTTGTTCACCTTATTACCCAAGGAGCATCCTGCCTTTTGCTG CTTGTCTACGGACATCCTGGGTCTACATAGGCCGAGCCACCAGGTTGAAGCAGCCTCCTTCTTTGACCTCATGGAGCACCACACCAACTCTGGAGACTCTACTCTGATGTCCAG GCTGGGGCCACCAGGAACCGAACTCTCAGCGCGCCTACGCTCCCCATGGGTCCCGCCAAGCCTCAGAGGCGCGGGGTGGAGCCGGTGGCCGCACAAGGGACTCCTCACCGCCCGCGGGCTCGGCTGCAGCGCGGGCTTGAAAAGAAGGACGCAGGGGTCGCGCACTCTCCGCCAGGACCGCGGGCTCCGCTGTTGCAAGTTCACGGCCACCGGCACGTGCTGGGTGGCGACGCCCCACCAGTCCCCGCGGGCCGGCGAGCTGCTGCGGGCCGAGGAACCTCTAGGCTGGCGGCTTCCCGGCCGCAGGCGGGCCACTCGGCACAGGCGGCAGGGCGGGCCCCGCGGCGCAGCGAGAGGATCCCCAAACCCAACGGGTGCTATTTGCAGCGAGGAAATTCCGGGGTCTGCGCCCTTTCCTGTCCGGGCTTAA
- the LOC141420715 gene encoding uncharacterized protein isoform X1, whose translation MFEGPEQGPPFPNCIEQRGATGRVAKPLGEPQGGATQRDCAPGSEVPRLSTDILGLHRPSHQVEAASFFDLMEHHTNSGDSTLMSRLGPPGTELSARLRSPWVPPSLRGAGWSRWPHKGLLTARGLGCSAGLKRRTQGSRTLRQDRGLRCCKFTATGTCWVATPHQSPRAGELLRAEEPLGWRLPGRRRATRHRRQGGPRGAARGSPNPTGAICSEEIPGSAPFPVRA comes from the exons ATGTTTGAAGGACCCGAACAGGGGCCACCCTTCCCAAATTGTATAGAGCAGCGGGGCGCTACAGGAAGGGTGGCTAAACCGCTGGGAGAGCCGCAGGGCGGCGCGACACAGAGGGACTGCGCTCCTGGCTCAGAAGTCCCGCG CTTGTCTACGGACATCCTGGGTCTACATAGGCCGAGCCACCAGGTTGAAGCAGCCTCCTTCTTTGACCTCATGGAGCACCACACCAACTCTGGAGACTCTACTCTGATGTCCAG GCTGGGGCCACCAGGAACCGAACTCTCAGCGCGCCTACGCTCCCCATGGGTCCCGCCAAGCCTCAGAGGCGCGGGGTGGAGCCGGTGGCCGCACAAGGGACTCCTCACCGCCCGCGGGCTCGGCTGCAGCGCGGGCTTGAAAAGAAGGACGCAGGGGTCGCGCACTCTCCGCCAGGACCGCGGGCTCCGCTGTTGCAAGTTCACGGCCACCGGCACGTGCTGGGTGGCGACGCCCCACCAGTCCCCGCGGGCCGGCGAGCTGCTGCGGGCCGAGGAACCTCTAGGCTGGCGGCTTCCCGGCCGCAGGCGGGCCACTCGGCACAGGCGGCAGGGCGGGCCCCGCGGCGCAGCGAGAGGATCCCCAAACCCAACGGGTGCTATTTGCAGCGAGGAAATTCCGGGGTCTGCGCCCTTTCCTGTCCGGGCTTAA
- the LOC141420715 gene encoding uncharacterized protein isoform X3 — translation MEEEKVEQDLSGLPRQLSLSTDILGLHRPSHQVEAASFFDLMEHHTNSGDSTLMSRLGPPGTELSARLRSPWVPPSLRGAGWSRWPHKGLLTARGLGCSAGLKRRTQGSRTLRQDRGLRCCKFTATGTCWVATPHQSPRAGELLRAEEPLGWRLPGRRRATRHRRQGGPRGAARGSPNPTGAICSEEIPGSAPFPVRA, via the exons ATGGAGGAGGAAAAGGTGGAGCAAGACCTGAGTGGACTTCCAAGACAACTCAG CTTGTCTACGGACATCCTGGGTCTACATAGGCCGAGCCACCAGGTTGAAGCAGCCTCCTTCTTTGACCTCATGGAGCACCACACCAACTCTGGAGACTCTACTCTGATGTCCAG GCTGGGGCCACCAGGAACCGAACTCTCAGCGCGCCTACGCTCCCCATGGGTCCCGCCAAGCCTCAGAGGCGCGGGGTGGAGCCGGTGGCCGCACAAGGGACTCCTCACCGCCCGCGGGCTCGGCTGCAGCGCGGGCTTGAAAAGAAGGACGCAGGGGTCGCGCACTCTCCGCCAGGACCGCGGGCTCCGCTGTTGCAAGTTCACGGCCACCGGCACGTGCTGGGTGGCGACGCCCCACCAGTCCCCGCGGGCCGGCGAGCTGCTGCGGGCCGAGGAACCTCTAGGCTGGCGGCTTCCCGGCCGCAGGCGGGCCACTCGGCACAGGCGGCAGGGCGGGCCCCGCGGCGCAGCGAGAGGATCCCCAAACCCAACGGGTGCTATTTGCAGCGAGGAAATTCCGGGGTCTGCGCCCTTTCCTGTCCGGGCTTAA